A window of Microbispora hainanensis genomic DNA:
CGGGGCGTGCTGCGCCAGGCCCTCGCCGAGTGCACGGGCCTGCGTTTCGTGGTCGACGAGCTGTCGCTGGAGCAGCCCGGCAGGAGCCACGACGCCGGCACGGTAACGGTCACCCTGCTGATCCGCGGCCCGGGCTCGATCGCGGACCTCACGAGCAAACTGGCCGAGATAGAGGGCGTGGTCGCCGTCGCCTGTGAGGACGCCAACGCCCAGCACTTCTAGCTCGCTTCCAGCCAGGTGGCCGGTCCGGTGGCTAGTCCGGTGGCGGCGGATAGAGCCCGAGCTGTGCGAGCAGCTCCAGTTGGTCGCAGTAGAACTGGTAGCCGATCACCAGCCCGTCCTCGACCGTGGCGATCTGGCAGGCACGCAGGTGGAATCGCCGCTCCGTCGCCTCGATCTCCTCACCGGTCGGCAACAGCAGCGGACCCTTGTGCGTGCCGGTCAGCGTCGACTCGTTGACCGCGCAGTCGCCGACGTCCAGCTGACGCCAGATCAGGTGGTGACAATCCGGAAAGGCGACGAAGAACCTCTCCAGGTATGACGCGACCTCCATGCGCCCGTCCGCCGTGCCCTCCGGGCCCACGATGGCGCCCCGTGGATGAAACAGCAGGGCCGCGCCTTCGACGTCATGAGCGTCCAAGGCGCGCACCAGCCGGTCCAAGATCTCCCGCGCCGATGTCACCGTCCATCACCCCCCGCCCCGTCGCTTCCAGCGTAAGCGGCGGGTCTCGGAGGGTAACCCGGCGCAGCGGGCCATGAGCGGGGCGCGGCGTCCGTAACGGCGAAAACCCCGGCACGGG
This region includes:
- a CDS encoding ester cyclase, which codes for MTSAREILDRLVRALDAHDVEGAALLFHPRGAIVGPEGTADGRMEVASYLERFFVAFPDCHHLIWRQLDVGDCAVNESTLTGTHKGPLLLPTGEEIEATERRFHLRACQIATVEDGLVIGYQFYCDQLELLAQLGLYPPPPD